The following proteins come from a genomic window of Dermacentor albipictus isolate Rhodes 1998 colony chromosome 8, USDA_Dalb.pri_finalv2, whole genome shotgun sequence:
- the LOC139048929 gene encoding uncharacterized protein, producing the protein MASGEAPRQFPMTTGRADSLNLCNVGLADIEGIKGFFSGHAVDHASPCTATEDRACHIVRHLSVWNEVLSQAKLELRETPRTRSGLTVASIDCPYIEDHSLDTLHRVATLLHCLVKKHHCVTHVDVTMGKLNLYDELLCDALRGNQFVESLKLRESISWGLGPQGNFCAVVPTLPHLKHFECTSDAKCQRSFLDALTSLLLTTRSLTSLHIPNLRMSRSLGKALLNAIMACSTLRELTLDFDVVTCGLQEICATFAEYLKSSTALTTLNFVGKAYLQSTSMQLVLRGLEKNRTITRLHFGEAFVSEHCVEDVANIFARNATLRSIHIVTNRYDLYSFFQQKRAFIWDVWLASLTENKTLEELTLPFNIWRPQKWALFFRALSTKHNLKHVVVDGEAASAFVLQQVCEALRESGAEERVVFGPELAAFCYMYGLHLLRYHCFRYVVASDDDDVPFALPLGRLLHQLCSLNHVTTLTVTTDPGMYSEDLSSALADYVGTTTTLKKLRLISMSLAYSANETDLDWTAVVESFSRNSSLAELYVSATCMSEDDSKRMADVVNHSENIRRFSVLVRRGWNWAAFVSRLSDGICRNYSLIEVEVPGYMNKDSFAIWDTARRNSRLVATASQFLAGANPDKTTGAALERVLRHRALLEELAEVQSISEDEAAAALRDEVRSFEGMHEFMRLAGVVKERVTCHRREDGRTQLDDLNEHCWIVIRRCLALGDVVDEWAQSESNRV; encoded by the exons ATGGCAAGCGGTGAAGCCCCAAGGCAGTTCCCGATGACGACTGGTCGGGCAGATTCGTTGAATCTGTGCAACGTCGGCTTGGCAGACATCGAAGGAATAAAGGGCTTCTTCTCGGGCCATGCCGTTGACCACGCGTCACCTTGCACTGCGACCGAGGACCGAGCGTGTCACATCGTTCGACACCTGAGTGTGTGGAACGAAGTGCTTTCGCAGGCCAAGCTCGAACTGAGAGAAACCCCGCGAACGCGCAGCGGGCTGACCGTAGCGAGCATCGACTGTCCGTACATTGAGGACCACTCGCTGGACACACTGCACCGGGTCGCCACGCTGCTGCACTGCCTCGTCAAGAAGCATCACTGCGTGACGCATGTGGACGTCACGATGGGCAAGCTCAACTTGTACGACGAGCTCCTGTGCGACGCCCTCCGTGGAAACCAGTTCGTCGAGTCGCTCAAGTTGCGGGAGTCAATAAGCTGGGGACTCGGCCCCCAGGGTAACTTCTGCGCGGTCGTCCCGACCCTGCCACACTTGAAGCACTTCGAGTGCACCAGTGATGCGAAGTGCCAGAGGTCATTTCTGGACGCGCTGACGTCTCTCCTGTTGACGACGAGGTCGCTCACGTCTCTCCATATTCCTAATTTACGCATGAGTCGAAGCCTTGGAAAGGCGTTGTTGAATGCGATCATGGCGTGCTCAACCCTGAGAGAGCTAACGTTGGACTTCGATGTCGTGACCTGCGGACTGCAAGAAATTTGTGCTACTTTCGCAGAGTACCTGAAAAGTTCGACTGCTTTGACGACGCTAAACTTTGTGGGAAAGGCCTACCTTCAGAGCACTTCTATGCAGTTGGTACTACGAGGACTTGAGAAGAACAGGACGATCACCAGACTACACTTCGGGGAAGCGTTCGTGTCGGAGCATTGTGTGGAAGACGTAGCTAACATTTTTGCAAGAAATGCGACGCTGCGCAGTATTCACATTGTAACGAACCGTTATGACCTCTACAGCTTTTTCCAACAGAAGCGTGCCTTCATTTGGGACGTCTGGTTGGCATCCCTCACGGAGAATAAAACGCTTGAGGAACTTACACTGCCTTTCAACATCTGGAGGCCACAGAAGTGGGCTCTGTTCTTCAGAGCGCTTTCGACGAAGCACAATCTAAAGCACGTGGTCGTAGATGGAGAGGCCGCGAGCGCCTTCGTCTTGCAACAAGTCTGCGAGGCCCTACGAGAAAGTGGAGCAGAGGAGAGGGTCGTTTTTGGACCGGAGTTGGCGGCTTTCTGCTATATGTATGGTTTGCATTTACTCAGGTACCATTGTTTCCGCTACGTCGTCGCCTCAGATGATGATGACGTGCCGTTTGCTCTGCCGCTTGGAAGGCTTCTGCACCAACTGTGTTCGCTGAACCACGTGACAACGCTGACTGTGACTACTGATCCTGGTATGTATAGTGAGGACCTGTCGTCTGCTCTGGCAGACTATGTTGGAACCACCACCACGCTCAAGAAACTGCGATTGATCTCCATGTCTCTCGCCTACTCGGCGAATGAAACTGACCTAGATTGGACGGCCGTGGTTGAGTCGTTTTCAAGGAACAGCAGCTTAGCAGAGCTGTACGTGAGCGCCACATGCATGTCTGAGGACGACTCTAAGCGCATGGCTGATGTGGTCAACCACAGCGAAAACATACGAAGGTTCTCCGTTTTGGTACGAAGGGGCTGGAACTGGGCGGCGTTCGTGAGTCGCTTGTCCGACGGCATATGTCGCAACTACAGCCTCATAGAAGTCGAAGTTCCTGGCTACATGAACAAGGACTCGTTTGCCATTTGGGACACGGCCCGGAGGAACTCCCGCCTGGTGGCCACTGCTTCGCAATTCCTCGCAGGAGCTAATCCTGACAA GACCACTGGGGCAGCGCTGGAGCGGGTCTTGCGGCACCGTGCTCTTCTAGAAGAACTTGCCGAAGTGCAGTCCATCAGCGAAGACGAGGCAGCGGCCGCTCTCCGGGACGAAGTCAGGTCCTTCGAAGGCATGCACGAGTTCATGCGACTCGCGGGAGTCGTCAAGGAAAGGGTCACGTGTCATCGTCGGGAAGACGGGCGCACGCAGCTCGACGACCTCAACGAGCACTGCTGGATTGTGATCCGGCGCTGCCTCGCGCTTGGTGACGTCGTGGACGAATGGGCCCAATCAGAGTCGAACCGCGTGTGA